In the genome of Candidatus Electrothrix rattekaaiensis, the window GGTCCAGGTAGCTGTGGTCAGTTCAGGAGACTTTGGCAGTCGATTAACACCGGAAAAACAATGGTGGCAAGATGAGAATACCCTACAGACTGTTTGGGCTGAGATGAATAAAATATTGATTATCCTTTTGAGAAAATATGAATTTTGCACTCACTAAACTGTTGCCCTTATTTGTTTATCCTTTGGGCATGACGATCATGCTTTTTCTTGCTGGATTCCTTCTGCTTTGGATACGTCGGAAACGAAGTGCTGTTCTGCTGATCTTCCTCTCTCTCGCTTTGCTTTGGTCTGCTTCAACCCAAGTGGCTGCCGAGTTTGTTTTGCACTCCCTGGAACGTCGTTATCCACCGCTTGCTCTCGAAGAAATACCGACTGCGGATGCGATTGTTCTTTTGGGCGGTGTTACCCGTGGGAGAGTTCCCGGGACCGGCCTGACCGATCTTGGTGGCGGAGTCGATCGAATTGTGCATGCTGCCCGGCTTTTCAAGGCCGGGAAGGCCCCGCTTCTTCTTTTATCCGGGGGCAATGCACCAGGATATCGATCTGAAGCCGAGGATATGGCAGATATCTTGCAACTCATGGATATACCGGCTGATAGCATATTACTGGAGACCAAGAGCAGAAATACGCAGCAAAACGCGCTGTACAGCCAACAAATTTTGCAGCAACAGGGAATCAAAAAGATTCTGCTGGTGACCTCTGCTACCCATATGCGCCGGGCTGAGGCTCTTTTTTCAGGCATTGGAGTATCGGTTCTTCCGGCAGCGACGGATTACCAATTGGTTGAGCGCGCTCCTTCTCTCCTTGACTGGCTACCCCAGGCCGGAGCCTTGGAGATGACAACCAAGGGGATCAAGGAGTATATCGGGTATTGGATGTATCTTATTACAAGGGCTTTGGACCGATGATCAGTATGAATCCAGAAAAGATAACAGGAACAAGAAGGCTGGTGCTGTTTTTTACCACCATCCTCCTGAGCATAGCGGCTGTATCAAACAGCGGTTGGGCAGAACAAAAGGCTGTGAAGAGCAACGGGCAGGAAACTCAAATTATACAAAATATAAAAGATATAAAAGATATACAAGAGCTGGTCATTGCTGATAAGGGGAATGCCTCAGCTGTGATTGTTGTTGCTGAACAGGCCGGTCCCAATGAACTGTTAGCTGCTGAGGATTTGGCAAAGTATATTGAAATGATGTCTGGAGCAACTCCGACAATTGCCAAGACTCCAGAGACGATTGCCGTAGCTCTCAAGGGAAAACAACCGCTCATTATTATTGGTCAAGAGGCCCTCAAGGCGGATAAATCCCTTGTCGCCGCTTTGAAGAAACCGGTCACGGTGAAGGGACTTTTACGCAGCGACGCTATTGTTCTCCGGCGTAAAGATAACCGGGTGTATCTGGCTGGCAGTAATGATCTCAGCCATTATTATGCTGTTATAGAGCTTCTGCGCCGCTGGGGATGCCGATGGTATCTGCCCACGGAGTTCGGTGAGTGTATTCCGAAGCAACCTCGACTGACTCTCGGTGAGCTGGATTATGCCTATGCCCCGCCCTTTGAGATACGGAGCTATTGGATTTCCTGGGTCGGTGATCGCACTGGTATGGAGGAGTTTCAACGGCGTAATTTTATGACCCTTGGCAAGGGAGATTTTCCTCCGACAGGGCATGCTCTGGGGAAATATGTTCGGGATCTGAGCGAAAATATCTTTCGAGTCGCCCTGACAGCACCGGAAACAGCAAAACATATTGCGGCTCAGGTGGAGAAAAAATACGCTGCGGGCGAGAGCTTTTCTCTGAGTATGGAGGATGGGGTTTACGAGTCTACCTATCCTGGCGATAAAAAGCTCATGCAGTTGCAATGGGATAAATATTATTTCCGTTGGAGTGTGACGGATCCCTTTTTGGAACTTTATAATAATGTGGCAGGCATTCTTCAGAAAAAATTTCCGAACAGCTCGGCCAAGATAGGTTTTCTGGCCTACACCAATATGACCATCCCGCCGGTGCGGGAAATGAAGGCGGAAAAATCCCTTTTCTGTGAGCTGGCCCCCATTGATATTGATCCTATCCACGGTATGGATTCCCTCCAATCACCGCCCCGGCAGGAATATAAGGATTTTCTCTATAAATGGGCTGAGGTGATGGACGGTCGCTTGGCGATCTATGATTACGATCAGGGGATGTTGGTCTGGCGTGACCTCCCCAATCCTTCCCATCAGGCCTTTGCTCAGGATGTGCAGCATTATCGCAAGGCCGGAATTCTGGGTATTAATACGGAAAGCCGCAATGCCATTGCCACCACCTTCCTGAACCTCTACCTGCGCGGTCAGCTGATGTGGAACCCGGATGCAGACATCCAGGCTGAGCTGGCCGAATTCTACGAAAAATTTTACGGGCCAGCGGCAAAACCCATGCAGGCCTATTGGGAGGCCATCTTTCAGGCCTGGGAAGAGACCATTGTCACCGAGCATGAATACTTCCTTGCTCCGGCCATTTATACACCCGGCGTGCTCAAGGTCATGAAGGCCAAGATGAAGGAGGCAGAAGAACTTATTGCTTCGTTGCAAAAAAAGAAATCGCCCACTCGCCGTGAGCAGCTTTATCTGGATCGAATCGCCTTTACTCGAATGAGCTGCGATATAACAACCCTGTATTTAGAAATGGTTAAGGCTGCTGCAACAGATATTGACTATAAAAAGGCAGTGAAACTTGGTGAAAAGGCCTTAGTCATCCGGGAAAAATTAACAGCCATGAACGGAACCTTTACCACCTATAAGGGCATGAAGGTGGAAGATACCGGCTATGCCTGGTGGCCGGGTGAAGTGAAACAGTATCGTGAGCTGAATCAATGGGTGAACGGTGACAAAGGAGAGCTGGTCCTCAAACTGCCCTTGGAATGGGCCTTTCGCCGAGACCCAAAGAATATCGGGGTGAAAGGTAATTTTGCTGCTGGACCCGTGGATTTGACCTTTTGGAAGGCAAATCGAGGGACCTATACCTTGGATCTGCTCAAAGATTATCCTGTCAGCGAATGGGAGCTACTGAAGACGAACCTCTATATGCAGGCCCAAGGCATTCGCAACCCGGATCGGCAAAGTTATACTGGCTACGCTTGGTATCGCACTGAGGTCGACATTCCAGAAGAGCAGTCGGACAAAAATTTGCATCTCCGATTCCCAGGCCTGTTCAACGAATGTTGGCTCTATCTTAATGGTGAAGAATTTGCCCATCGTACACAAAATAAGCTCTGGTGGAATAACGACTATCGCTTTGAGTGGGATGTTGATTTGACCGGAAAACTCAAACAGGGAAAAAATATTGTTGCCCTACGCGTGGACAGTCGGCATCATTTTGCCGGGATGTTTCGCCGGCCTTTTATTTATGCTGCGCGATAAATATCGTCGTTTCTGACGGCAAAGATGATTCTTGAAAAATATAATTAATGGACAGTACAATGAATATACAGCAGGATCTGCAACAACGACTGAAAAAAAAGCCCATTCTTCTCATGACCCATCTCGTGCTCGGGTATCCTTCCTTAGAGGTCAATCGCGAAGTCATTCACCAGATGGCGGATAACGGGGTGGATTGCATTGAACTCCAGATTCCCTTTTCCGAGCCTATGGCGGACGGCCCGGTGATTCTCAAGGCCAATCAGGATGCCTTGGCTTCTGGCATTCGGGTTGAGGACAGCTTTGCCTTTGCCAAAGAAATGGTGCAGGAGTTTCCCCAGGTCAATTTTCTTTTTATGACCTATTATAATATCGTTTTCCGCTACGGCCTGAACGCCTTTATCGAGCGGGCAGCCGATATCGGGATGAAGGGCTTTATTTTTCCCGATTTGCCGCCGGAAGAGGGAGAGGCGTATCTCAGTTTGGCTAAAGAAAAGGATATGGCCGCTGTTATGTTTTTCACCCCGACCTCAACAGATGAACGGATGGCCGAGGTGGCAGGGCAGGGCGGCGGCTTCGTCTACTGTGTGGCCCGGAAAGGGGTGACTGGAAAACAGACTGCTATGGACGACGGCCTTGCTGAGTATCTCCGGCGTTGTCGCCGGGCGACGGATCTTCCGCTGGCTGTGGGCTTTGGGATCAGCAGTCGCATGGATGTTGCTCTGCTGGAGGGCAAGGCGGATATGGCGGTTATTGGCACCGCGACGATTAAACTGGTGGACCAGGAAGGGCCAGAGGCTGTGGGGCCGTTTATTCGTTCGCTGGCTGGAGAGCAGGGGTAAATTCCGGTTGTCGGGTATAACTCTTCAACGAAAGAGAACGCACATCAGGGAGCAGGATATCTTGCTCCCTGATTATAGCCGATGAGGAGTCTGAGGTTCATCCCGTCCTATTGATTATGCAAAATGAGTATCCATTGATTTGATGCGACCGTGGATAGGCGGCACAGCTTGGTCGTCAATCCACACATCAAGGACCGTGGGTAACTGGGCTGTCAGGATATCCTCAACCAATGAGTCGGACAGAGGTACGTTCGCGTCAAGATGAATGCCGTGAGCTCCCAGTCCTTCAGCAATCTTGACATAATCGACCCGTTGAAAGCAGGGTTCCATTGCGTCAGGAACGGCTTTTTTATACAAGCGACGTCCATGATAGACCATGCCCAACATGGCGTTATTCAAGATTACCCAAATCACCGGAACCTTATAGTTGACCGCTGTGGCGACCTCAAAACCGTTCATCAGAAAGGAGCCGTCCCCGACTATGGCCACCACCGGACGGTCGGGAGCGGCTAATCTAGCTCCGACCGGAGCTGCAACAGCATAGCCCATAGAGGCATATCCCAAGGAGACAAAAAAAGAGGCGGGTTGATCAATCGTCATGTAATGCACAGTCCACGCCATAGCCGTACCTGCATCTGCAAAAAAAATTGTATTCTTCGGAAACTTTTCTTGAATATCACAGATGAGCTGAGCAGGATGGTAAAGGTTACCACTTGATGTCATTTCTTCTTTTTTGGCAGGCTTTTTCTTTGGCAGTACCGGTTTTTTTCGCTTTTTTTTCGCCAACTCACCTGACTCTATTATTCGTTTAACAGCCTTTGACAGCTTTCTTAAATTGATCTTTGCATCCCCCTCCATCGGGTGAGATGTAGGATAATTTTTTCCGATTTTTTCTGGATCCACATCCAGATGAATCAAATGACCGGAAGGCTGAATATGCTCGTCCCAGCCGTTGGTCATCAGTTCACTAAAACTGGTACCCACAGCAAAGATTACATCTATGTCACGCGTAATAATGTATTCTTCCGCTACAGGAGAACCAGCGAAGCCCAAGACGCCCAGAGATAATTCATGAGATTCGGGAAAAACTCCCTTTCCCTTGGGCGAAGTGGCTACAGGAATTTGCAAGAGTTCAGCTAGGTCGAGAAGTTCCGACATAGCCTGCGAAAGATAGACTCCCCACCCTGCTATAATTGCTATTTTTCTTGCTTTTACAAGGAGTTCCGCTGTCTTGTCCACATGTTCCGCATCAAAAAGTCGCGTTTTCCCTTGGCTTGGAAATAGAGATAAGTCTTGGCATTCCAAAGTTCTCTTCATAATATCTGCTGGCATATTGAGATGCACCGGCCCCCCGGGATTACTCAAAGCAAGGCGAATAGCCTTTTGCAGCATATACTGACTGCGGTTTTCTGACATCAGGATCCTGCTGTATTTTGTGATACTGCTGAAGATTTTCATAAGATCAATCTGTTCAGGCCCTGACTCCTGTAAAGCCCCTTTGCCGAACAGCGAAGTGGCAACCTGACCGGTTAAGGCGAGTATTGGGATTTGATCGACATATGAGAAAGCCAAGCCGGTAATCAGGTTAGTGGCCCCAGGTCCAGACGTAGAGTAACACACTCCGAGTTTCCCTGATAAGCGGGCGTAACCGTCAGCCATAAAAGCAGCTCCCTCTTCATGTTTTGTCACAACCGGTATGATACCGTACGTATTTTTGTAGAGCGCGGTGTTAAGGTCTTCAATGGCACCTCCGGGAATACCGAACATATATTTGACACCGGTCCGACCTAATACTTCGACGATCATTTCAGCGGTATTCATATCTTACCTCACAGGCAGTATAATTTTTATGGTATCAAAAAGGAATCCCCTCCACCTCTCTTTCCATCTGTTCCCTTGGAAGGCTGGCAATCTCTTTGTCTATCGCAAGAAAAAGATCTTTTACTTTTTTTTCATCATGAAGATTTTTACTGAATCCTGTTGAGAGAGTAATCGTCTCACCAAATCCAGTTGCCCCGATGGCAAGTAACGGGGCGTAGATAACTGGAGGGATGATAACAGCGTCTGTTACTTCAATTTCATCGAACGCAATATCTTCTCCTTTGATAAGCCCCATGTTGGTAAACCACGGTGGGATATCTTTTGGGCCGATCAGATAATTCAGTTTCGAAGTAAGGTTATGGATTGTGCAAGAGGCCCAAGCAGGCAACCATTGTAGACTAAAGATGGAGTTTTTGTTAATATCTAAACCTAGATAGTTCGCCTTGCGATCCTTCATTTGTCCATGTACTAAGGCTATTGTCTCTAGCAGGGTATCTCCAATATCATGCCCAATATTAAGAAGGAACATTTTAGCCAGATTGGTAAGAGCTTCTCCCTGCTGGTTGGCACGATAACGGCGTAAATCGACTGTCACACCAATTCGGAGCGGAGTACCTATATGAGGTTGAATAATTTTATAAAGCCCGCGCAGGATACATGCCGTAAGAATATCATTAACCGTAACTCCATGGTGCCCTGCAACATGCTTGATTCTTTTACATTGGTCAGGGGGGATGTGATGGAGAAGAAAAGTACAATCAGTCGCTGGATGCAGGTGTAGAAAAGGAAAGGTCCAGTTCTTTCTCGGAAAAAGGCTGTCATGCCAGTTTCGCAGACTCAACAGTAAAATTTTGAGCCGATCATATAGACTCAAAAGATCTGTGATTTGCTTAGATGAACGCCTTGCTGGCAGGTTACTTTGCGGCTTAAATGCCGGGTTGATTTTAAGGGTTGCGTAGAAAGAGGAGAGAAGGCGAACATATTCTTTAAGCCCGCCCGCATCTGAAACAATATGGTTTACTCTAATGCAGAGTGTATCTGTTTCCGCCCGAAAAATATGTGCTTGAACCATAGGGTCATTGTAGGGATCACAATCAGAACTCATACATCGGATGAGAGATTCTTTTGGGCAATCGGTTTCAGTTAATCGGCAGAATTCGAGATCGTCAAGATCCTCTCTTCGTTGCCAAAACGGGCCTTTCCTGTTTTCGATAAACCTACACCCCAGAATGGGCTCGGCATCCACGGTGAGTCGGATCGCCTTTGCTAGTCGTTCGAGATCAAGTTTACTGTTAAAAGTTATAATGTAGTGGAGCTGTACATTACAAACATGACGAATGCTTGAAAGAACTTTATCTCCCTTGACGGCTTGAAAGCACGTAGGAGTATCCTTTTTTTCTTTTTTTTTCATGACCGCCATTTTGCAGGTAAAATCTTGGCTACTCTCGTGTTAGAGTTATTCTGGATGATTTACGGACAGAACGTCCGCTCCTCCATCGACAACCCATACGCTGCCCGTCACATAGCCAGCTTCAAGCTGAGCGCATACTACATGCGCAACTTCCTTGGCTTTACCAAGGCGTTTCAGGGGAATATGCTGCTCTAACAATGCATGGCGCGCAGTCCTTTTTTCTTGATCAAGATGTAATTTTTTTAATAAAGGGGTGTCGATAGCACCTGGAGAAACCGCGTTGACTCTAATTTTTTTGGGAGCCAACTCCAAAGCAAGGCTTCGAGTGGCTGCCTCCAAGGCCCCTTTCGTTGCAGCGTACAGTGCTCCTTTGACCAGTCCGTTATTAACGGCGATGGAAGAAATATTCGTAATACTGCCCTGTTTTTTTTCTAGAGCTGGCAATGCTTCCCGTATTAACTCCAACGGCCCTCGGATATTTGTATCAAAAAACAACGCGTAATCAGATAACAATATTGAACCAAAAGGAATAAATGTCGCTATTGCCGCATTATTGACAAGTACATCTAGTCCGTTATCCCCAAAAAAGGACGCCAAGTGCTTTATGTCATCAGGCTTAGCCATGTCAGCAACGACGCATTCAACGTCCATCTCTGTAGCTGCTCTCTTGAGCCTTTCTTTATCGCGACCAGAAATAACAACTGAATAGCCCTTTTCCTTTAACAAAGCTGCTGTTGCGTAGCCTATTCCAGAGTTCCCACCTGTAACCAAAGCTGTTTTAGGTTTTTTTCTTGTCATTTAAAACTGTTGGGTTGTTCTGTGATGATTGTGTTGGTAATTTCTATTGAAATTCCACACGAGTTACAATGGATTTTTCAGCTACACATCTTGCTAAGAAAACAGTTTAAACCTCTCGAGGTAATTACCAAAAAGGCGAGAAATAAATTCGTCGCTTAACCCATAGTTTCCAGCGAAATACTCGTGGAGACCATGTTTATTTTTAGGATTATAAAACAGCCATTTCTTCATTTTTTCTGTAACATTCTTGTTTGGTATAAAATCAAAATAATCATATATGTTATGGGATACCTCCAGAGGGTTTTCTACGAGTTTTTCATAGTTGATATCCAAGAAACGTTCTTCCCCATATTTACTTCGAATTTGCATGTTGTTATCCAACATATTTTTCCAAAACTGTGCTGCGTCTCTGCCAAGCTGGTTACTAACGGGCTTATTTTGAAGATTTTTTCTAACAGTTGTCAGCATGCTGCATAGAGAGGATAGGCTTTGAGCAGGAGATCTATGGGTTTGTATAATACAGGCATCGGGAAAGATCTTAAGCAAATGATCTATCCCGAACATATGAAAAGGGCTTTTCAAAATCCAACGCTTCCTAGAGTTACGAGGAGTGCTAAATTGAAGTATTTGCAGTTGTTTTTTATAATATTTATACACAGGAAGCATATCTTGATGATTCAACCAGTTATAATACGAAGGCAAGTCAAAAAGAATATGAAACAGAGAAGACATAAATTCTTTATCAAGGAGATGAAAGCACTCTTCGGGTTGCCTTATGTATGAAGGATGCATCATGTTGATATTCGGTACAACAGTATTTCGTATTCGAAGAAATTGCGCGGCAGCTCGAATACGTAGGTCACTCTTTTGTGAGTCTGGGTATAATTTTGGGAAAGGCGCAGGGAAGAGCCCCTCCCAGTACGCAAGGGATCTAGCGCAAGAGGCTTGTGTTAACAAACGTTGCAGCAAGGTGGTACCCGTACGTGGTAAACTGATAATAAATAATGGTCGATCTATTCGTTCTTTTTTAATCTCTGGATTTTTTTTACAATATTCCTCAATGGTTAAGCGGCCATAAAGATATGTTGTCATTAGTGAATGAATGTAAAACCAGCCAAATGAGTTGAGGTTTCCTTCGTTCCTGCAAGAATGAAGTAATCTGCTCAAAGCAGTTACGAAATTTGTATTTCCCCAATCATCCAGACCTACTTTTTTGCTGGCCTTGTTCATTAAAAAAACTTCTGATTTTTCTTCTGGATTTCTGTTATAATAACAAGATGCTATTTTTTTTAATCGTTTTTGATACCGGGTCTTCATTTTTTTCTTCTCCGGGAAGAAATAAAACAAGTAGCTTTTTTTGGGGAAATGATTTGGAGCGCATCAATTTGCTGGAAAAACATATTTCACAAGGACTAACTATGCAAAATAAAATAACTTCTGTTGCTTTTTCTTTCATTAAGCCTGAGTTTGTAAACGACGTCATTCAAATATATCAAAATGCTGTTGACAATCACACTGCTCTCAAAGGGTGTGTTGAGATAAAACTATTTAGAAAGATCAGTATTTCAAATGAATTTATGATCGTGTCAAAATGGGACAGTATAGAAGCAAGAAAAAAATATTTAAAATCAGACTTTCATAAAAAAACTATAGAAAAATTGAAAAAGTACAGAGAAAGACCGCCTGTTATGGATGATTTTGAAGAGATTACAGAGAGATTATTCTAAGAGAATTGAGGTATTAAAAGTTTTCCATCTAACCATAGTGCACCATTCCATATCAGATTGCCTAAAAATGGAAAATTAGCTCAGCATAAGCCACCCTTTCTTCCATAGGTATATCATTAGATATAGAGGTCGAAATCGGTTCTCGAATATTTTCATTAAAAATATTGCGTACAGAAAAAGCCAGATCAATATGTTGCGTAATATTATTTTTTCGTATCTTCATATTCGCAATACTGTTATCTTCGATGTTTTCCCGGCTATCATCTTTTGCCCTATGGCGATCGCCGATCCAGAAATATTGCGCATTGAGATACCATTCAGGCATGAAATTCCAGTGTGCGTTAAGGTACAATTGCATGCCAGGCGCGTCGGCCACAACTGTACCTGTATTCCTATCTTCCGAGTCTTGCAAGGCGAAATTGCCGCTCATTGTTAAGGACGGCATAACCTCCCACTCCAGCTCAACCTCGAAGCCATGTCCTTTTTGATTAAGAAAGTTCCGCGCTGTTTTCGTCGTGGCTGGAGAAGGATCAGGAATATAATCAATAAGGCCTTCTATGTCATAAGCAAAAACACTGAGAATAGTTTTTAAAGAAGGCGTAGGTCTATAATCTAAAGCGAATTCATAAGTATCTATGGTTTCCGGTTCAAGGTTTGGGTTACCAAGAACTATCGGGTTATTTTTAACATAGCTCTCGGCAAAAGACGGGGGGCGGAATGCCCGACCATACATGAGCTTACTGGTCAGATCGTAACGTGTTTCCCATACCAAGGCAATACGAGGATTGATGGTTTTCCCAAAATCGCTGTAATGATCGTAACGCACTCCAGTCGTCAATTCCCAGTTTTTAACAAAAGTCCATTCATCTTGTAGAGAGGCATGGAGAATCGTACGATTCTGGTCAGTCATAAACATAGCATCCGTACCTGTAACATCCACCATAGTTCCGTCAATGGTGCTGGGTAATGCTTTGTCATTCAAAACACCTGGCCCAACGTTCTTGGACGACTTGGCATTTTCATCCTGTATTTTTCCCCCTGAAGCAATGCGCCAAACATGCTGGTGCATGCCGTCATATTTGCAAATAAAATCAAAAGCTAACTGATTATCAATAAGGGTTGGATGACCGTAAATGCCCTCAGTGAAAGTCGTTATTCCGGCAGTTGGCGATGTGAAAATGTTACCGTCTGTACCTACGGCAACAGTTGATCCAGGAGGAAGGAACTGATACAGGACGTCTTCTTTACGATAGAGATAATTAAGTTGGGCCGTAAGTGAAAAATTTTCTATCGAATCCTCGTTCTTCCAAGTTATATCACTAAGAATCTGTTCAGAGTTTATTTTGCTTTCCGGCCCTAATGCCCCAGCACTACCAGTACCTCCTTCATAGTCATCTAGAAACCAGCCCCAGAAACGGATTGTCAAGTTTTTACGACTGAAGTTGGCCATGATATTGTAATTTTCAAAATCAGTGTGCAAGGCCCCCGGAGCCAACGAGGCATTCGTGCCAAAGGCTTGATCCAGCGTAGTTTGAAGGTCAGCGTCAATAATACGTTTATCGTCACTGCCGCCTCGCCAATATTCCAATCCTATGCCAACGTCCCAACCTTTGTACTGTCCTCCATGTTGTCCCCAGATATCCAAACCGTCAAAGGAAGACATGCGTACACCAGTATGCATCCCCTCGACTTCAAAACGATCCTTGGTGATAACATTGATAGTGCCTGCAAAGGCATCAGCACCGTAGAGGGCAGAGCCAGGTCCACGTACTACTTCAATACGGGCTATCATAGAGACCGGCAAACGAAAGCCTGCTGGACGGCTACCATTATATGGCTTGGTAAAAGGAATGCCATTCATCAACACCAAGACTTGCGGATTCAGGCTGGTATGGATGCCCCGTATGGAATAGATAGAATCAAGATGGGCAAAAGAAGGTGTAATATGAAGACCGGGCACAGTTTCCAACACCTCGTCAAGGGTGGTGGCACCGAGCTTTTCGATATCTTCTGCTGTAATAACCGAGGCCACTGAAGGAGCCAAGTGAACGGGCTTCAGGCTACCGGTTGCTGTGAGCAAAAGACGATCAGTACGATAGACATCCTCTTCCTGGAGCCCTTGTCCGAACATCTCTTCAAAGGCTTGGATATTTTCTTCGCTTATCGTAAAATCCTCGTTCTCTACTTGGGTTCTTCCTTGCGTATAATTTAAAAGGAGGAAAAGAGCGATTGCGACAGTTGTTTTGTACATATTTCGTCCTTCTCGTAATATATAAATTCAATCAACCACTTGTGTCGCCATGTCAAGGGAGTTCCGGTGCAGGGACAATCCTATGCGCTCAGCGGTAGTACGGTTAATAATAATCTGCGTCCCCAGAGGAGGCATCACTCCTATATAATCGGGATGTTGATGGCGGTTGATGATATTTTTTGCTATAGAGGCAGCCTGTGAACCAATATCAGCTAGATCAGGATTAATAGAAAGTATAAGGCCGTGCTCCGCTATATTTTTCGACTGACCAATACAAGGCAATTTTTCTCTGATACAGCGTATTTTCAGCCAGTCCATATTTTCAAGAGTGTAGATTACCGGGTCGTTCAAGACGAGAAAGGCATCTACCTTTTGCCGCATCTTTTTAAAAGAACGTTGGAAATCTTTTGAGCGAGCGATTTCCTTGCTGTATAATTCAATATTGAAAATTTCAGCTGCCTTCTTGGCCTGTTGCAGCACCTCGCGACTGTGTGGGCTGTATATAACCCCTATTCGTTTAATGTCTGGAGAAAGGATTGTAATGTTGGCAAATTTTGTCCCAGGGGCTATCTCGCCCGCTATGCCAGTCATATTTTTTTGATTCATGAGATTGTATCGTTGCCAGTTTAACACCAAGGCGAAAATCACAGGTATGTCCTGATGCTCGTGAGTCCAGAGTTTAGCAGTGAAGGCCGCTTTGGCACCCAAGGCGAATATTAATCGAGGATTGCTAGAGAAGAGCTTACGTTTGAGAGCAGGATCTTTTTTAATGTCACCTTGCAGGTTAAAAACACGGACAGAGTGGCCGATTTCAGAACGAAAAGCCTTCATAGGGCTATGATAGACGGTTTCGTTATCCGAGAGCAGAAGAGCTACCGGAAGATCAGTATCGGCAGCGAACAGTGATACAGGTAACTGTCCGCACATAACCGACAGAAGAAGTAAAAACACTTTAGCGTGCATAGTTATGCCATGCATCAATTTGCAACATCTCCATGAGATCAGCAGAATCATCGGAGTCATTAGCCTCCAAGAATATTTTTTTCAGCTCCATAATTTTCTCATCCAAAACTTTCCCGTTTCCTGCGCAAAGTATGGGCAGGGGTATAGGCTGTGATTCAGCCAAAGGACGCACAATTTGGAGGATACGGGGATTGATTCTTCCGATTCTCTGTAAATTATTTTTAGAAACCAAGGCCGCATTCACCTGCCCGACAGCCAGTGCGAACAGGGCATCTGAATCCTTTGGGGTCATAATAATGTTTAATGAATTTGATTTGATCTTAAATTGATTAAACAAAAGACGATCCAACAGATCAGGGGTTTCATTCCCCATGGTTGTTATGGCAAGAAGTTTGTTGCTTAGCCCCTGTAAGGTGAGCGTTGAGTCCTGTGATGTTAACAGAACCTTACGATAAGTTGTACGGCCCTTGTGAACTGGTTGCAGAAGAGGTTTCAACT includes:
- a CDS encoding condensation domain-containing protein — encoded protein: MKKKEKKDTPTCFQAVKGDKVLSSIRHVCNVQLHYIITFNSKLDLERLAKAIRLTVDAEPILGCRFIENRKGPFWQRREDLDDLEFCRLTETDCPKESLIRCMSSDCDPYNDPMVQAHIFRAETDTLCIRVNHIVSDAGGLKEYVRLLSSFYATLKINPAFKPQSNLPARRSSKQITDLLSLYDRLKILLLSLRNWHDSLFPRKNWTFPFLHLHPATDCTFLLHHIPPDQCKRIKHVAGHHGVTVNDILTACILRGLYKIIQPHIGTPLRIGVTVDLRRYRANQQGEALTNLAKMFLLNIGHDIGDTLLETIALVHGQMKDRKANYLGLDINKNSIFSLQWLPAWASCTIHNLTSKLNYLIGPKDIPPWFTNMGLIKGEDIAFDEIEVTDAVIIPPVIYAPLLAIGATGFGETITLSTGFSKNLHDEKKVKDLFLAIDKEIASLPREQMEREVEGIPF
- a CDS encoding sulfotransferase produces the protein MKTRYQKRLKKIASCYYNRNPEEKSEVFLMNKASKKVGLDDWGNTNFVTALSRLLHSCRNEGNLNSFGWFYIHSLMTTYLYGRLTIEEYCKKNPEIKKERIDRPLFIISLPRTGTTLLQRLLTQASCARSLAYWEGLFPAPFPKLYPDSQKSDLRIRAAAQFLRIRNTVVPNINMMHPSYIRQPEECFHLLDKEFMSSLFHILFDLPSYYNWLNHQDMLPVYKYYKKQLQILQFSTPRNSRKRWILKSPFHMFGIDHLLKIFPDACIIQTHRSPAQSLSSLCSMLTTVRKNLQNKPVSNQLGRDAAQFWKNMLDNNMQIRSKYGEERFLDINYEKLVENPLEVSHNIYDYFDFIPNKNVTEKMKKWLFYNPKNKHGLHEYFAGNYGLSDEFISRLFGNYLERFKLFS
- a CDS encoding SDR family oxidoreductase, translated to MTRKKPKTALVTGGNSGIGYATAALLKEKGYSVVISGRDKERLKRAATEMDVECVVADMAKPDDIKHLASFFGDNGLDVLVNNAAIATFIPFGSILLSDYALFFDTNIRGPLELIREALPALEKKQGSITNISSIAVNNGLVKGALYAATKGALEAATRSLALELAPKKIRVNAVSPGAIDTPLLKKLHLDQEKRTARHALLEQHIPLKRLGKAKEVAHVVCAQLEAGYVTGSVWVVDGGADVLSVNHPE
- a CDS encoding TonB-dependent receptor, giving the protein MYKTTVAIALFLLLNYTQGRTQVENEDFTISEENIQAFEEMFGQGLQEEDVYRTDRLLLTATGSLKPVHLAPSVASVITAEDIEKLGATTLDEVLETVPGLHITPSFAHLDSIYSIRGIHTSLNPQVLVLMNGIPFTKPYNGSRPAGFRLPVSMIARIEVVRGPGSALYGADAFAGTINVITKDRFEVEGMHTGVRMSSFDGLDIWGQHGGQYKGWDVGIGLEYWRGGSDDKRIIDADLQTTLDQAFGTNASLAPGALHTDFENYNIMANFSRKNLTIRFWGWFLDDYEGGTGSAGALGPESKINSEQILSDITWKNEDSIENFSLTAQLNYLYRKEDVLYQFLPPGSTVAVGTDGNIFTSPTAGITTFTEGIYGHPTLIDNQLAFDFICKYDGMHQHVWRIASGGKIQDENAKSSKNVGPGVLNDKALPSTIDGTMVDVTGTDAMFMTDQNRTILHASLQDEWTFVKNWELTTGVRYDHYSDFGKTINPRIALVWETRYDLTSKLMYGRAFRPPSFAESYVKNNPIVLGNPNLEPETIDTYEFALDYRPTPSLKTILSVFAYDIEGLIDYIPDPSPATTKTARNFLNQKGHGFEVELEWEVMPSLTMSGNFALQDSEDRNTGTVVADAPGMQLYLNAHWNFMPEWYLNAQYFWIGDRHRAKDDSRENIEDNSIANMKIRKNNITQHIDLAFSVRNIFNENIREPISTSISNDIPMEERVAYAELIFHF
- a CDS encoding antibiotic biosynthesis monooxygenase family protein codes for the protein MERINLLEKHISQGLTMQNKITSVAFSFIKPEFVNDVIQIYQNAVDNHTALKGCVEIKLFRKISISNEFMIVSKWDSIEARKKYLKSDFHKKTIEKLKKYRERPPVMDDFEEITERLF